The following are encoded together in the Peromyscus leucopus breed LL Stock chromosome 1, UCI_PerLeu_2.1, whole genome shotgun sequence genome:
- the Znf710 gene encoding zinc finger protein 710 isoform X1, whose protein sequence is MQPGGRREGEGRAQGGERIQASLLLGDLVRSRSFPRFVWARRDLTFLAQLQPQSKGQASSRNALLASRLGMEGFMDSGTQTDAVVVLSLAQAAVLGLVSENELFGATISAEAFYPDLGPELSGTAMGEPGPPGPDIYQLACNGRALEEPPEEEVLEVEAAFEKHTRRKTRPPVRLVPKVKFEKAEEEEEQEVYEVSVPGDDKDPGPAEAPAEVATGGCEALVQSSAVKMIDLSAFSRKPRTLRHLPRTPRPELDMAAFDPPFPDPTRDGFPEPSMALPGPETLPTECGFEPPHLAPMSNPEPPGMTSPELVKPEQGFVWQESGEFEADPAGSTVERHKKAQLDRLDINVQIDDSYLVEAGDRQKRWQCRMCEKSYTSKYNLVTHILGHNGIKPHSCPHCSKLFKQPSHLQTHLLTHQGTRPHKCQVCHKAFTQTSHLKRHMLLHSEVKPYSCHFCGRGFAYPSELKAHEVKHESGRCHVCVECGLDFSTLTQLKRHLASHQGPTLYQCLECDKSFHYRSQLQNHMLKHQNVRPFVCTECGMEFSQIHHLKQHSLTHKGVKEFKCEVCGREFTLQANMKRHMLIHTSVRPYQCHICFKTFVQKQTLKTHMIVHSPVKPFKCKVCGKSFNRMYNLLGHMHLHAGSKPFKCPYCSSKFNLKGNLSRHMKVKHGVMDISLDSQDPMMELAGPDPSELDSRQEMEDFEENAFTYTSVDSSTEASTLTEQAMKEMAYYNVL, encoded by the exons AAATGCCCTCCTAGCCAGCCGCCTCGGGATGGAGGGCTTCATGGACTCAGGGACACAGACGGACGCTGTGGTGGTGCTGTCCTTGGCTCAGGCTGCTGTGCTGGGCCTGGTCTCAGAAAATGAGCTCTTTGGAGCCACCATAAGTGCTGAGGCCTTCTACCCAGACCTAGGGCCAGAACTGTCTGGGACAGCCATGGGGGAGCCGGGACCACCAGGACCCGACATCTATCAGCTGGCCTGTAATGGGCGGGCCCTGGAAGAGCCCCCGGAAGAGGAGGtgttggaggtagaggcagcctTTGAGAAGCACACCCGGAGGAAGACACGGCCCCCTGTGCGGCTGGTCCCCAAGGTCAAGTTTGAGAAGGCcgaagaggaagaggaacaggaagtgtaTGAAGTATCTGTGCCTGGTGATGACAAGGACCCGGGCCCCGCAGAGGCCCCTGCCGAGGTGGCCACTGGTGGCTGTGAGGCCCTGGTGCAGAGCAGTGCCGTCAAGATGATCGACCTCAGCGCCTTCAGCCGCAAGCCCCGGACACTCCGGCACTTGCCTCGAACTCCAAGGCCAGAGCTGGACATGGCCGCGTTCGATCCTCCTTTCCCCGACCCGACCCGGGATGGCTTCCCTGAGCCCAGCATGGCACTACCGGGCCCAGAGACTCTGCCCACCGAATGCGGTTTCGAGCCGCCCCACCTGGCCCCCATGAGCAACCCTGAGCCTCCCGGCATGACGTCACCAGAGCTCGTCAAGCCGGAGCAGGGCTTCGTGTGGCAGGAGTCGGGCGAGTTCGAGGCCGACCCGGCAGGCTCCACGGTGGAGCGGCACAAGAAGGCGCAGCTGGACCGGCTGGACATCAACGTGCAGATCGACGACTCCTACCTAGTGGAGGCGGGGGACCGCCAGAAACGCTGGCAGTGCCGCATGTGCGAGAAATCCTACACGTCCAAGTACAACCTGGTGACGCACATCCTGGGCCACAACGGCATCAAGCCGCACTCGTGCCCGCACTGCAGCAAGCTCTTCAAGCAGCCCAGCCACCTGCAGACGCACCTGCTGACGCACCAGGGCACACGGCCTCACAAGTGCCAGGTGTGCCACAAGGCGTTCACGCAGACCAGCCACCTCAAACGCCACATGCTGCTCCACTCCGAGGTCAAGCCCTACAGCTGCCACTTCTGCGGCCGCGGCTTTGCCTACCCCAGCGAGCTGAAGGCCCACGAGGTGAAGCACGAGAGCGGCCGCTGCCACGTCTGCGTCGAGTGCGGCCTCGACTTCTCCACCCTGACCCAGCTCAAGCGCCACCTGGCCTCCCACCAAGGCCCCACCCTCTACCAGTGCCTCGAGTGCGACAAGTCCTTCCACTACCGCAGCCAGCTCCAAAACCACATGCTCAAGCACCAGAACGTGCGGCCCTTCGTGTGCACCGAGTGCGGCATGGAGTTCAGCCAGATCCATCACCTCAAGCAGCACTCCCTCACCCACAAG GGCGTGAAAGAGTTCAAGTGTGAGGTCTGTGGCCGAGAGTTCACCCTGCAGGCCAACATGAAGCGCCACATGCTGATCCACACCAGCGTCCGGCCCTACCAGTGCCACATCTGCTTCAAGACCTTCGTGCAGAAGCAGACGCTCAAGACCCACATGATTGTGCACTCACCCGTGAAGCCATTCAAGTGCAAG GTGTGTGGGAAGTCCTTCAACCGCATGTACAACCTGCTGGGCCACATGCACCTGCACGCAGGCAGCAAGCCGTTCAAGTGCCCCTACTGCTCCAGCAAGTTCAACCTCAAGGGAAACCTGAGCCGGCACATGAAGGTCAAGCACGGCGTCATGGACATCAGCCTGGACAGCCAAG ACCCCATGATGGAGCTGGCAGGCCCCGACCCCTCTGAACTTGACAGCCGACAGGAGATGGAGGACTTCGAGGAAAACGCCTTTACCTACACCAGTGTGGACAGCAGCACAGAGGCCAGCACCCTCACTGAGCAGGCCATGAAAGAGATGGCCTACTACAACGTGCTATAG
- the Znf710 gene encoding zinc finger protein 710 isoform X2 encodes MEGFMDSGTQTDAVVVLSLAQAAVLGLVSENELFGATISAEAFYPDLGPELSGTAMGEPGPPGPDIYQLACNGRALEEPPEEEVLEVEAAFEKHTRRKTRPPVRLVPKVKFEKAEEEEEQEVYEVSVPGDDKDPGPAEAPAEVATGGCEALVQSSAVKMIDLSAFSRKPRTLRHLPRTPRPELDMAAFDPPFPDPTRDGFPEPSMALPGPETLPTECGFEPPHLAPMSNPEPPGMTSPELVKPEQGFVWQESGEFEADPAGSTVERHKKAQLDRLDINVQIDDSYLVEAGDRQKRWQCRMCEKSYTSKYNLVTHILGHNGIKPHSCPHCSKLFKQPSHLQTHLLTHQGTRPHKCQVCHKAFTQTSHLKRHMLLHSEVKPYSCHFCGRGFAYPSELKAHEVKHESGRCHVCVECGLDFSTLTQLKRHLASHQGPTLYQCLECDKSFHYRSQLQNHMLKHQNVRPFVCTECGMEFSQIHHLKQHSLTHKGVKEFKCEVCGREFTLQANMKRHMLIHTSVRPYQCHICFKTFVQKQTLKTHMIVHSPVKPFKCKVCGKSFNRMYNLLGHMHLHAGSKPFKCPYCSSKFNLKGNLSRHMKVKHGVMDISLDSQDPMMELAGPDPSELDSRQEMEDFEENAFTYTSVDSSTEASTLTEQAMKEMAYYNVL; translated from the exons ATGGAGGGCTTCATGGACTCAGGGACACAGACGGACGCTGTGGTGGTGCTGTCCTTGGCTCAGGCTGCTGTGCTGGGCCTGGTCTCAGAAAATGAGCTCTTTGGAGCCACCATAAGTGCTGAGGCCTTCTACCCAGACCTAGGGCCAGAACTGTCTGGGACAGCCATGGGGGAGCCGGGACCACCAGGACCCGACATCTATCAGCTGGCCTGTAATGGGCGGGCCCTGGAAGAGCCCCCGGAAGAGGAGGtgttggaggtagaggcagcctTTGAGAAGCACACCCGGAGGAAGACACGGCCCCCTGTGCGGCTGGTCCCCAAGGTCAAGTTTGAGAAGGCcgaagaggaagaggaacaggaagtgtaTGAAGTATCTGTGCCTGGTGATGACAAGGACCCGGGCCCCGCAGAGGCCCCTGCCGAGGTGGCCACTGGTGGCTGTGAGGCCCTGGTGCAGAGCAGTGCCGTCAAGATGATCGACCTCAGCGCCTTCAGCCGCAAGCCCCGGACACTCCGGCACTTGCCTCGAACTCCAAGGCCAGAGCTGGACATGGCCGCGTTCGATCCTCCTTTCCCCGACCCGACCCGGGATGGCTTCCCTGAGCCCAGCATGGCACTACCGGGCCCAGAGACTCTGCCCACCGAATGCGGTTTCGAGCCGCCCCACCTGGCCCCCATGAGCAACCCTGAGCCTCCCGGCATGACGTCACCAGAGCTCGTCAAGCCGGAGCAGGGCTTCGTGTGGCAGGAGTCGGGCGAGTTCGAGGCCGACCCGGCAGGCTCCACGGTGGAGCGGCACAAGAAGGCGCAGCTGGACCGGCTGGACATCAACGTGCAGATCGACGACTCCTACCTAGTGGAGGCGGGGGACCGCCAGAAACGCTGGCAGTGCCGCATGTGCGAGAAATCCTACACGTCCAAGTACAACCTGGTGACGCACATCCTGGGCCACAACGGCATCAAGCCGCACTCGTGCCCGCACTGCAGCAAGCTCTTCAAGCAGCCCAGCCACCTGCAGACGCACCTGCTGACGCACCAGGGCACACGGCCTCACAAGTGCCAGGTGTGCCACAAGGCGTTCACGCAGACCAGCCACCTCAAACGCCACATGCTGCTCCACTCCGAGGTCAAGCCCTACAGCTGCCACTTCTGCGGCCGCGGCTTTGCCTACCCCAGCGAGCTGAAGGCCCACGAGGTGAAGCACGAGAGCGGCCGCTGCCACGTCTGCGTCGAGTGCGGCCTCGACTTCTCCACCCTGACCCAGCTCAAGCGCCACCTGGCCTCCCACCAAGGCCCCACCCTCTACCAGTGCCTCGAGTGCGACAAGTCCTTCCACTACCGCAGCCAGCTCCAAAACCACATGCTCAAGCACCAGAACGTGCGGCCCTTCGTGTGCACCGAGTGCGGCATGGAGTTCAGCCAGATCCATCACCTCAAGCAGCACTCCCTCACCCACAAG GGCGTGAAAGAGTTCAAGTGTGAGGTCTGTGGCCGAGAGTTCACCCTGCAGGCCAACATGAAGCGCCACATGCTGATCCACACCAGCGTCCGGCCCTACCAGTGCCACATCTGCTTCAAGACCTTCGTGCAGAAGCAGACGCTCAAGACCCACATGATTGTGCACTCACCCGTGAAGCCATTCAAGTGCAAG GTGTGTGGGAAGTCCTTCAACCGCATGTACAACCTGCTGGGCCACATGCACCTGCACGCAGGCAGCAAGCCGTTCAAGTGCCCCTACTGCTCCAGCAAGTTCAACCTCAAGGGAAACCTGAGCCGGCACATGAAGGTCAAGCACGGCGTCATGGACATCAGCCTGGACAGCCAAG ACCCCATGATGGAGCTGGCAGGCCCCGACCCCTCTGAACTTGACAGCCGACAGGAGATGGAGGACTTCGAGGAAAACGCCTTTACCTACACCAGTGTGGACAGCAGCACAGAGGCCAGCACCCTCACTGAGCAGGCCATGAAAGAGATGGCCTACTACAACGTGCTATAG